CCTTCGCCGGCGCCGCGTATCTTGTCACACGAACGTCATTCCGTTACCTGGAAGTCAACATCACCCACAACCTGCATGTCATCGCGTCGGGACGCGCGACAATGTTTGCGGAAATTTGATGTCGATCACCTTGTCACCTCCAAAGATCAGAAGCTCATACGGGCGTTGAATGTGAATCTCCGTGCGCCCGTCGCGTTGGTGATCTGTCCAAAACTGGTGGAGTTGATATTCACCGTGGGAGCCGAGAAATTGGGATGGTTCAATACATTGACCACGTCCAATCGCAACTCCAATTCCTTGCCTTCAGTGACTCTCACACGTTTGATCGCGTTCATATCGAATCCGAGGATGTTCGGGCCGGTGATTGTGCTCCGCCCGACGTTTCCAACGATTCCTGCGGCCGGATTCTGAAGCACTATCGCGCCATTGGCATCCTGAATGGCAAAGTTCGTCGACGAAGTATTTACGCTATTCAGCGACGTCAGCGAAGCGATTGCCGGGTCCTTCACCTGCGTCCAACCCGGGAAGTACGTCACGCCGTTCGATACGAACGTGAGTTTCCCCGTGTTGCTTGGAATCGACTGCAATGCAACCGGAGTGTTGGCGGAGCCTGTTTGCCACAACGATGCGATCGGCGCACTGAAGGTTAACGGAGCTCCTGTGCTGAAGCTCAAGATCCCACCAACCCCCCAATTCTCCGTTAGCCGCTGGACCCAAGCCGGGCTGCCGCCAAAAAACGCACGGTTCGGACCGAACGGCAATGTGTAGGTAGCGGTGCCGGTCAATATATGAGTCCGGTCAAAGCCGGCGCGCCCGTGTTCGAGGTTGATGTTGTTGGTATCGCGCGGCGTCACCGTCCCGTCGCCGTCCGAGATGTCGATGGCGCGGCTGTACGTGTAGGTAAATTGATTCGTCATTCCGTGATACTGGCGATTCGTTACCTGTAGTTGCATCGAATGGTAGGTCGAATTCAGCGAGCTGTCATACTGGTTGACGGCCGCAAACTGCGGATTGAGTACAAACAAGTTTTGCGCGAAACCGTTTTGAGTATACAAGCCGCCGCCGCCGACACCGGCGAGGTTCGTCGTCTCGAAGTAATTTGCCAGCGACCCGACCTGGCCCGTTGCGAGATAGCCTCTCGTCGTCGAATTCTGCCGCAGTGCGGCCGAACCGGTTTCCGTGGTGCCGTTGACGGTCGAAGCCCCGCCGCCGATATTGATGCCTTTCAACAACGCATCGAAGAACGGCGAATCCTTCCCGGCCGCCGTGTCTTTGAACGCTTGTAAAAGCGTCGTGTTGGCGGCGGCGGCGTTGATATTTACATTGTTCAGATTACGACCGCCATAGAGGTGAGTACCCTTGCTCGCAACATACGCCACGTCAACGGTCAGCGTCCTCGAAACCTGGCGCTGGATATCCATATTGATGTTTTGAACGTAAGGCGATACGCGATTGGTTGCGTATACGCTCAGCGTATCGCTGCGCGACCCGTTAAGCGGATCGGCCGAAAGGGGCGCAAACTGTTGCGGTATCGGCAGCGAGATACTTGCCATATTCAGGTAGGCGGTGGGATTGTAGGTGATACCGCCGCCGCCATTGATTTCCACGGCGCCTGGAGCGGCTCCGGCTATGGAATCGAGGATCGTGTTCGCCGACTTGAGCGCGCCACCGGTGTAATTGATACCGTAACCGGCGCGAAGAATGGTTTTGTCTCTTCCGAACCACGGCAGCGAATAGCTGACTCCGACCGACGGAGCCAAACCCTTGTAGTAATCGTTGTAGAGCTGAACGCCCGGATGCGGCGAATTCTTGCCGACGAACTGATCCACCGTTAAAGTTCCGCAGCTGATTCCGCAGGCACCGGTTTCGGAGCCGCCGATCGGCAAGCCCGCGCGTCCCTTACCTTCATAGGGCACACCGAAGTATTCCCAGTGAATGCCGAGATTCAAGGTCAATGATTCCCGAACCTTCCAATTGTCCTTTAAGAACATGCTGGCCTCATTGGAATGCCAGTCGCGGTCATGCATGGTGTAACCATCTTTGTAGCCCAGAAATTGCGTCGCCGTTGCGTTTGGAAGATCAAAACCTTCGGCAATCTTCGAGATCGATCCGGACATATCGGTCAACATGCTCTGCGCATTGGCCGCGGTGGTAGCCGCTATGCCTGGGAGCTGCGCTGTCGTGAAACCACTCACAGCAAAACCTGCGGCCGCGCCGAAGGTCGCCTGAGGCGTCAGGTTATTATCGTTATATCCGAACGTTTCGTCGCGACGGAACTCGATACCCATTTTCAGGGCGTGCTTACCCTTCGTGATGCTGAAATTGTCGCCGTAATCCCAGAGCGGACTTCGCGATGTGCGCGTCGAGCCGAAACCGGCCGACCAGTTCATGAATCCATTCGATCCGATGAACGAGGTGACTGGTTGAAACGGGATACCATTGTTCTGCGGGAGCAGCTTGAATGCTTGCAATCCGCTCCCCGTGGGGGAACCGGTGCCATCGATGTTTCGTCCAAAATAAAACGGCGCCTCGCTTGCGATTGCGGATCGCCGCAAACCAAACCGCACTTCGTTGAGCATCGTCGATGAGAGCGTTGAGGTGAGCGTCACCGTATACAAGCGGGGCCACTTTGCGTGCTGGCCGTCGAAGCCGTTGGGATAACTCCGGAACCCCGCTTGCGAACTGTGGTCGTTGGAGTTTTCCAGCGTATAAACGCCGCTGAGTTTGTGCTTGGAATTGAAGTTGTGATCGATACGGAGATCGATCTGATCCCGATTGTTCTGGTCGTTCGAATTCCCGTCCGCCACATCCGTGCCGTAAATCGTACGGTTGAACCGTATGCCGGCCGTGTTCAATCCGTCGCCAACGGTGTAATCGTTCGGCAAAGGCATGTTGCCGAGCAACGTATTCTGAACAAACCCGCTGGGATCAATCGACGGGCGAAGAGGGTCACGCGCTGTGCCGCCGGATGCGCAGCTCGTAGCCGACGGTGAAATCGGCGTGAGGTTGTAAATACAGAAGGCCTGGAGCGGCCCCGTGGCGGCCGCTGGCTGCACCGGATTTCCAAATCGGTCCACGGTAGGGGCATTCGTAGTCGACAGGATATTGGCGTTGTTCACACCCGGGAAATACCGGAAGACGCCGTTCCGCGCCTGAGGCGTCAAAACCGTCCCGACCGTATTGGTTTTCGTGACGTCCCGCTGTTCGTCGAGCAGGACAAAGAAGAATGTCTTGTTCTTGATGATCGGTCCGCCGAGGCGGAAGCCAAACTGATTCCGATTTTCAAAATTCGGGCTGACCCCCTGCAGGTTATTGAAGAAGCTATTGGCATCGAGCTTCGAGTTGCGATTCGTCCAGAATACCGATCCATTGAGTTTGTTGCCGCCCGAACGCGTCACCATCTGAACCTGGCCTGCGCCGCGTCCGTTTTCCGCGTCCACGCCGGCGGTAACGACCTTCACTTCTTCAACCAGGTCTGGACTCGTGTACGATTGTGAAAACTCGCCATGGGTGTAGCGGCCGTCGGAATTGACAAATCCATCGCGCGTGACATTCACTGAACTCGTTCGCCCGCCCGCGAAGTTGCCGTCGATCTCACCACTCGAGCCGACGTCCAGCGATTGTGGGCCCGTTCCTGCCATTGTCAGGAGAAGATTCTGGATATTGCGGCTGCCGAGCGGCAGATCCTGCAACTGTGCCTGCGGAAGCACGGTCGCGACGGAAGCCGATGTCGTCTTGAGTTCGCTGTCCGCAGCCACCGAGACTTCGACCGTTTGCGCCACCGTCCCGACCTGCAGCGTGAAATTCAAACGCGCCTGTTGGCCGATTCCCAACGTGAAACTGCTGACGACTTGACTCTGAAATCCCGGAAGCTCTGCCGTAACCTTATAAGCTCCGGTCTGCAGGCTCGCAAACTGGTACACACCGGATTCATTTGTTATTGCCGTGCTCACGATTCCAGTAGCGATATTCGTCGCCGTAACCGTTACGCCTGGAATCAATGCGCCGGACGCATCGCCGGCTGTCCCACCTAATGTAGCGTTCGTCGTCTGCCCAAATGCGCCGACACACAACACCACGCCAAGAACCAGCGCGCCAACAAAGCAGTTTTTCATTATGATCTCTCCACAGAGTTTCAAAGTCGTCGCACTTTAGACCAGAACCGGTGGCATGTCAAACGGACCGTGATTGCAAACGCCGTGCAAGACTGCAAGTGCATTCGGATAATTGCCTGTCGATCCGGTCACCAACTTGAATTCCAGCTGGGTGCCGGTTATTGAAACTGTCGTCGTTTCAGGAGGAAAAACCGACTGTGGTATTACCGATGTACACGGCGGGGCGAGTTCAATGTCATCCAACCGAACTGGATACAATAGCAGCCTTGCAGTCGACGATTTTAATCACGATTGTGGCGGTTGGGGATTAATTCGCTTGATGGATTCGAGAAGCTCCTCCATG
This genomic interval from Terriglobia bacterium contains the following:
- a CDS encoding carboxypeptidase regulatory-like domain-containing protein — encoded protein: MKNCFVGALVLGVVLCVGAFGQTTNATLGGTAGDASGALIPGVTVTATNIATGIVSTAITNESGVYQFASLQTGAYKVTAELPGFQSQVVSSFTLGIGQQARLNFTLQVGTVAQTVEVSVAADSELKTTSASVATVLPQAQLQDLPLGSRNIQNLLLTMAGTGPQSLDVGSSGEIDGNFAGGRTSSVNVTRDGFVNSDGRYTHGEFSQSYTSPDLVEEVKVVTAGVDAENGRGAGQVQMVTRSGGNKLNGSVFWTNRNSKLDANSFFNNLQGVSPNFENRNQFGFRLGGPIIKNKTFFFVLLDEQRDVTKTNTVGTVLTPQARNGVFRYFPGVNNANILSTTNAPTVDRFGNPVQPAAATGPLQAFCIYNLTPISPSATSCASGGTARDPLRPSIDPSGFVQNTLLGNMPLPNDYTVGDGLNTAGIRFNRTIYGTDVADGNSNDQNNRDQIDLRIDHNFNSKHKLSGVYTLENSNDHSSQAGFRSYPNGFDGQHAKWPRLYTVTLTSTLSSTMLNEVRFGLRRSAIASEAPFYFGRNIDGTGSPTGSGLQAFKLLPQNNGIPFQPVTSFIGSNGFMNWSAGFGSTRTSRSPLWDYGDNFSITKGKHALKMGIEFRRDETFGYNDNNLTPQATFGAAAGFAVSGFTTAQLPGIAATTAANAQSMLTDMSGSISKIAEGFDLPNATATQFLGYKDGYTMHDRDWHSNEASMFLKDNWKVRESLTLNLGIHWEYFGVPYEGKGRAGLPIGGSETGACGISCGTLTVDQFVGKNSPHPGVQLYNDYYKGLAPSVGVSYSLPWFGRDKTILRAGYGINYTGGALKSANTILDSIAGAAPGAVEINGGGGITYNPTAYLNMASISLPIPQQFAPLSADPLNGSRSDTLSVYATNRVSPYVQNINMDIQRQVSRTLTVDVAYVASKGTHLYGGRNLNNVNINAAAANTTLLQAFKDTAAGKDSPFFDALLKGINIGGGASTVNGTTETGSAALRQNSTTRGYLATGQVGSLANYFETTNLAGVGGGGLYTQNGFAQNLFVLNPQFAAVNQYDSSLNSTYHSMQLQVTNRQYHGMTNQFTYTYSRAIDISDGDGTVTPRDTNNINLEHGRAGFDRTHILTGTATYTLPFGPNRAFFGGSPAWVQRLTENWGVGGILSFSTGAPLTFSAPIASLWQTGSANTPVALQSIPSNTGKLTFVSNGVTYFPGWTQVKDPAIASLTSLNSVNTSSTNFAIQDANGAIVLQNPAAGIVGNVGRSTITGPNILGFDMNAIKRVRVTEGKELELRLDVVNVLNHPNFSAPTVNINSTSFGQITNATGARRFTFNARMSF